TTTGCAAGTATTACTTCATATTGGGATTGATACAGTCAGTCTGGATAAGGCAGTATTTGAGTTCAACATCAAAGAAGAAGAGACTGTTAAAGCGGGACAAGTGATTGGGCGCGTGAATTGGAAAGCAGTTGAAGATGCCGGACTTGAAAAAACAGCCATTGTTGTTATTACAAATACAGCAGAAAAATTAAAAAGTATAACCATCAATGCGTCAGGAATAGTAAAAGGAGGTGCCCCTATAGGAGAAGCTTTGGCTAAAGGTACCGAAGCAAAAACTAAAGCTCCCCAAACGAAGAAAAAGAAAAAATTCGCCCTAGGTGGTTTCTTCCAAGAATTAGGTAAAACTTTTATGCTCCCTGTAGCCCTGATGGCATTTATGGGGCTCCTTTTAGGGCTGGGAAGTTCATTTTCAAGTCAATCTACTATTGATGCTTTTCCTTTCTTAGGAAATGAAGTACTGCAAGTTGTCTTTCGTTTCTTTTCAGCCATTGGTGGTTTTGCCTTCAGTAACTTACCTGTGATGTTTGCTATGGCTATTCCCCTAGGTTTAGCAAAGAAAGAAAAAGGCGTAGCAGCTTTCTCAGGCTTCGTTGGCTATATGGTCATGAATCTTTCTATCAACTTCTTTTTAACAGAACGTGGACAGCTTGCTGCTCCTGAGCTCATGCAAAAGGCTGGGCAAGGTATGGCTCTGGGTGTACAAACTATCGAAATGGGTGTTCTTGGGGGGATTATTACTGGTATTATTGTTTACAACCTCCACAAGAAATTTTACAATATTCAACTTTCAGACAGTTTTGCTTTCTTTGGGGGATCAAGATTTGTACCCATTATTACAGCCTTAGTCATGGCTTTGGTAGGCCTCGCTATTCCAGTTATTTGGCCACTGTTTGCTCTTCTTATCCAACAAGTGGGTAACTTGATTCAACGTGCAGGTATTTTTGGTCCATTTCTCTTTTTCTCTGGCGAACGTCTGCTTTTACCTTTTGGTTTGCATCACATTCTTGTTGCGACCATTCGCTTTACTCAAGCTGGTGGAACAGCGCTCATTGATGGACACGAAGTTTACGGTGCTTTAAATATTTTCTACGGCGAGCTAGCAAATCGTTTACCAATTTCAGGCTCTGCAACAGCTTTTCTCTCTCAAGGAAAAATGCCGACATTTATGTTTGGGCTGCCAGCAGCAGCGCTTGCCATGTACCGTACTGCCAAGCCGGAAAATCGAGCAAAAGTAAAAGGGCTTCTGATTTCTGGTGTGATTGCAACGTTCGTCACAGGAATAACAGAACCAATTGAGTTCCTCTTCTTGTTTATCAGTCCTTTCCTTTGGATTTTCCACGTGATTATGACAGGGCTTGGCGCAATGATTGTCAGCTTATTAGGCGTGAAAATTGGTAATACAGATGGCGGGGTCCTTGACTTCCTTATCTTCGGGGTAATGCAAGGCTCATACACACAATGGTTCTTGATTCCTCTTGTGGGTGCCTTTTGGTTCGCAGCTTACTATTTTACATTTAAAAAGGTTATCCTGTGGAAAAACTTAAAAACACCAGGACGCGAGGCTGTACTCGAACCGGAGTATTCAGATCAAGAAATAGCGCACGATGGCAACACATCTGGTTATAATGCCGAAGCCATCTTAGCTGCCTTGGGTGGCAAAGAGAATATCGTCACACTCGACAACTGTATCACCCGTCTTCGCTTGATTTTAAACGATGGTGAACGTGTTGAAGATGAGAAGCTTAAAGATTTAGGGGCTTTGGGAGTCGTACATTTAGATGATACAAGTGTTCAAGTGATTATTGGGACAAAAGTAACGACTGTGCGCAACGCATTGGACAATTTGATTTAGAAGGAGAACCGTAAAACAAGACAATTGTCTTGTTTTACCATTTATTGATATGACAGAATTTGATAAAATAATTGATCGTAAAGGAACATTTTGTACCCAGTGGGATTTTGTAGAGGATCGTTTCGGGCAAAAGGATTTATTACCCTTTACTATCTCGGATACTGATTTCGCTATTCCCGAGACGGTGAATCAGGCCTTGCAAAAGAGGATTCAACATCCGATTTACGGATATACACGTTGGAATCATAAGCACTTCAAATCAGCTGTCTCTGCGTGGTATCAAAAACAGTTTGATTTTACGATTGAGGAGGACTGGATTTTGTATAGTCCAAGTGTGATTTACTCACTTTCTCAGTTGATTGAAATTAAGTCCCAGCCGCAAGAAGGTATTATTGTTCAAACGCCAGCTTATGATGCTTTCTTTAAAACAATTACGGCAAATGAACGTATGTACGTGGAAAATCCATTAATTTTTCATAACGGAAAGTATACGATTGATTTTATAGATTTAGAAGAAAAACTTGCACATCCGAACAACAAAATCCTTCTCTTTTGTTCGCCTCATAATCCTACAGGACGTGTGTGGACGAGTGAAGAACTGCAACAAGTGGTCTTGCTTTGCCAAAAGTACGATGTTTTCTTAGTTTCAGATGAAATTCACATGGATATTTTACGCAATGGGAAACAGCATCATCCGATTTTGAAATATGGTACAGAAAATATTGCGCTTTTAACATCAGCCAGTAAAACCTTTAATTTCCCAGGATTGATTTTTTCCTACTTATTGGTTCCTGATGCGAACCTGCGTGAAGAATTTTGTCAACATTTAAAAGAAAAAGATGGACTTTCATCTTGCAGTATTTTGGGAATGGAAGCAACGATTGCAGCTTACCAGACATCAGACATATGGCTAGAAGAGTTGAAGAGCTATTTGGATGAGACAGTAGATTTTACGCGCAGTTTTTTGCAAGAGAATTTGCCAAAGATAAAGCTTATCGAATCAGAAGCAACTTATCTTTTGTGGCTGGATGTTTCAGAGCAGGACATTCCCATGGATAAGTTACAGCAGGCTTTAATCAACATAGGAAAAGTCGCTATTATGGATGGAGAAGTTTA
This window of the Lactococcus garvieae subsp. garvieae genome carries:
- the malX gene encoding maltose/glucose-specific PTS transporter subunit IIBC, producing the protein MSNQKNLYSPFEGEIIPLQDVKDPIFSEKTMGDGYAVEPRGETIYAPVSGTVRMVQGHAAGFSTAEDLQVLLHIGIDTVSLDKAVFEFNIKEEETVKAGQVIGRVNWKAVEDAGLEKTAIVVITNTAEKLKSITINASGIVKGGAPIGEALAKGTEAKTKAPQTKKKKKFALGGFFQELGKTFMLPVALMAFMGLLLGLGSSFSSQSTIDAFPFLGNEVLQVVFRFFSAIGGFAFSNLPVMFAMAIPLGLAKKEKGVAAFSGFVGYMVMNLSINFFLTERGQLAAPELMQKAGQGMALGVQTIEMGVLGGIITGIIVYNLHKKFYNIQLSDSFAFFGGSRFVPIITALVMALVGLAIPVIWPLFALLIQQVGNLIQRAGIFGPFLFFSGERLLLPFGLHHILVATIRFTQAGGTALIDGHEVYGALNIFYGELANRLPISGSATAFLSQGKMPTFMFGLPAAALAMYRTAKPENRAKVKGLLISGVIATFVTGITEPIEFLFLFISPFLWIFHVIMTGLGAMIVSLLGVKIGNTDGGVLDFLIFGVMQGSYTQWFLIPLVGAFWFAAYYFTFKKVILWKNLKTPGREAVLEPEYSDQEIAHDGNTSGYNAEAILAALGGKENIVTLDNCITRLRLILNDGERVEDEKLKDLGALGVVHLDDTSVQVIIGTKVTTVRNALDNLI
- a CDS encoding MalY/PatB family protein, producing the protein MTEFDKIIDRKGTFCTQWDFVEDRFGQKDLLPFTISDTDFAIPETVNQALQKRIQHPIYGYTRWNHKHFKSAVSAWYQKQFDFTIEEDWILYSPSVIYSLSQLIEIKSQPQEGIIVQTPAYDAFFKTITANERMYVENPLIFHNGKYTIDFIDLEEKLAHPNNKILLFCSPHNPTGRVWTSEELQQVVLLCQKYDVFLVSDEIHMDILRNGKQHHPILKYGTENIALLTSASKTFNFPGLIFSYLLVPDANLREEFCQHLKEKDGLSSCSILGMEATIAAYQTSDIWLEELKSYLDETVDFTRSFLQENLPKIKLIESEATYLLWLDVSEQDIPMDKLQQALINIGKVAIMDGEVYGREGRNFLRLNIGCSRFKVKDGLERLLKSIQAI